The following are from one region of the Tautonia plasticadhaerens genome:
- a CDS encoding helix-turn-helix domain-containing protein — translation MHPRTRRELEALPPEKRAAAEAAIARDAAHRATLEGFEEEQDVIRRIREEFPPSAIIDPDLAAALAILRSERERQGLRLSDVSERSGIDRSTLSKLETGEVANPTVGTLREMARALNKRLIWSLEDAPPPGAPPP, via the coding sequence ATGCACCCCCGGACTCGACGCGAGCTGGAGGCCCTGCCTCCGGAGAAGCGCGCTGCTGCCGAGGCCGCGATCGCCCGGGATGCTGCTCACCGGGCGACTCTCGAGGGCTTCGAGGAGGAGCAGGACGTGATCCGACGAATCCGAGAGGAGTTCCCCCCCTCGGCGATCATCGACCCGGACCTGGCCGCCGCCCTGGCAATCCTGCGATCGGAGCGGGAACGTCAAGGGCTGCGCCTGTCGGACGTCTCGGAGCGGTCGGGGATCGACCGGTCAACGCTGTCGAAGCTGGAGACGGGCGAGGTGGCCAACCCGACGGTGGGGACCCTCCGGGAAATGGCTCGGGCCCTGAACAAGCGGCTGATCTGGTCGCTGGAGGACGCGCCCCCACCCGGAGCGCCACCCCCGTGA
- a CDS encoding helix-turn-helix domain-containing protein: MATAATSHDRDPYFELVRRLPLRPIRSDDELDRAIAMVDELVIREDIAPGVLDYLDVLSDLVHKYEAAEHPIPPATDAEVHRFLMDSRGLNQSQLAAEVEDLISYLE; the protein is encoded by the coding sequence ATGGCGACCGCCGCCACCTCGCACGACCGAGACCCGTATTTCGAGCTGGTCCGTCGCCTCCCGCTCCGCCCGATCCGGTCGGACGACGAGCTCGACCGGGCGATCGCCATGGTCGACGAGCTGGTCATCCGTGAAGACATCGCCCCGGGGGTGCTCGATTACCTCGACGTCCTCAGCGACCTGGTCCACAAGTACGAGGCCGCCGAGCATCCGATCCCGCCGGCGACCGACGCCGAGGTCCACCGCTTCCTCATGGACAGCCGGGGCCTGAACCAATCCCAGCTCGCCGCCGAGGTCGAGGACCTGATCTCCTACCTCGAATGA
- a CDS encoding type II toxin-antitoxin system HigB family toxin — translation MSSSLGSASDLRDLVGSVEESYGCHKIASRSTWQGFAEVRATCSKSADQVGRCGVFNIGGNKYRLITRILFQWGRLYVLHVLTHEQYDRGAWKADCC, via the coding sequence GTGTCCTCGTCGCTCGGATCCGCATCCGATCTCCGGGACCTCGTCGGATCCGTCGAGGAGTCGTACGGCTGCCACAAGATCGCCTCCCGTTCGACCTGGCAAGGCTTCGCGGAAGTGAGGGCAACCTGCTCCAAGAGCGCGGATCAGGTCGGCCGGTGTGGCGTCTTCAACATCGGCGGCAACAAGTATCGATTGATCACCAGGATCCTGTTCCAGTGGGGCAGGCTCTACGTCCTCCATGTCCTGACGCACGAGCAGTACGACCGAGGCGCCTGGAAGGCGGACTGCTGCTGA
- a CDS encoding DUF4058 family protein produces MPLRDHFRPPLNDLTSWDGFHGQWPAMIVLGLARRLPRRYVAAPHVHLGTAIEVDVATFEGDEPAPNQGPAGASGEGGGVAVAPWAPPGPSVAVASELPEASEYEVRVYDARRGRRLVAAVELVSSSNKDRPEHRRMFISRCAELLRQGVCVAIIDLVTTRAGNLYLDLLGDLGQADPTLGEDPPTTYAASCRWVRTAESKTFEAWSYPMPVGRALPTLPLWLAPDLAVPLELEASYEETCRVLRIA; encoded by the coding sequence ATGCCGCTTCGAGACCACTTCCGACCGCCGCTCAACGACCTGACCTCCTGGGATGGTTTCCATGGCCAGTGGCCGGCGATGATTGTCCTGGGGCTCGCCCGACGGCTGCCTCGACGCTACGTCGCGGCCCCGCACGTCCACCTGGGGACGGCCATCGAGGTCGACGTGGCGACCTTCGAGGGGGACGAGCCGGCCCCGAACCAGGGGCCCGCCGGGGCGTCGGGCGAGGGGGGAGGGGTGGCGGTCGCCCCCTGGGCGCCGCCGGGGCCGTCGGTGGCGGTGGCGTCGGAGCTGCCGGAGGCGTCGGAGTACGAGGTCCGGGTCTACGACGCCCGGAGGGGCCGCCGGCTGGTGGCGGCGGTCGAGCTGGTCAGCTCGTCGAACAAGGACCGGCCCGAGCACCGCCGGATGTTCATCTCCAGGTGCGCCGAGCTGCTCCGCCAGGGGGTCTGCGTGGCGATCATCGACCTGGTGACGACCCGGGCCGGCAACCTCTACCTCGACCTGCTGGGGGACCTCGGCCAGGCCGACCCGACGCTCGGGGAGGATCCCCCGACGACCTACGCCGCCTCCTGCCGGTGGGTGCGCACCGCCGAGTCGAAGACCTTCGAAGCCTGGTCGTACCCGATGCCGGTCGGCCGGGCCTTGCCGACCCTGCCGCTCTGGCTGGCCCCCGACCTCGCCGTCCCCCTGGAGCTGGAGG